A portion of the Esox lucius isolate fEsoLuc1 chromosome 20, fEsoLuc1.pri, whole genome shotgun sequence genome contains these proteins:
- the eva1ba gene encoding eva-1 homolog Ba: protein MDAKRKEMDLLSNSIAAYAHIKENPESFGLYFVIGVCFGLVLTLCLLVIRISCKPRANVPTSMPEKKRLKDFSEDEDDEDSEDEDEEDEGDVEAPAPLPTTEIPVGNHHNHTESDGTLSVNVFTSAEELERAQRLEERERIIREIWRNGQPDILGSGTGTMGRVHYY, encoded by the exons ATGGATGCCAAGAGGAAAGAAATGGACCTTCTGAGTAACAGCATAGCTGCCTATGCCCACATTAAGG AGAACCCTGAGAGCTTTGGCCTGTACTTTGTGATTGGGGTGTGTTTCGGCTTGGTCCTCACCCTCTGCCTCTTGGTCATCCGAATCTCCTGTAAGCCCCGTGCCAACGTCCCAACCTCCATGCCTGAGAAAAAACGCTTAAAGGACTTCAGCGAGGATGAAGACGACGAAGACAGCGAGGATGAGGACGAGGAAGACGAGGGTGACGTTGAGGCCCCCGCCCCCCTGCCCACCACGGAGATCCCTGTCGGcaaccaccacaaccacaccgAATCGGACGGGACGCtgagtgtgaatgtgttcaCATCAGCCGAGGAACTGGAGCGGGCACAGCGATTGGAGGAGAGGGAGCGAATCATACGGGAGATCTGGAGGAATGGCCAGCCTGATATCCTGGGTTCAGGAACCGGAACTATGGGTCGAGTTCACTATTACTAA